The window AAATTACATTTGGAGAAAAACGTTGTGGATGAGTATATAATTCCTGTAAAATTTCTTGCTTTGAAAACACCAGTTTTGTTTCATCAATATAAAACTGTTGTTCTTTTTCAATTATGCGATGCCGACCGTAATCAGTTAAATAAAAAAGGTTTATTTCTCTGGGATTCACTTGAATTTTGTAATCTTCTTTCCAACCCTTTATCGTTTTTGATACTTTCTTAAAAGACGTTTGCTGTAGTAGCTCATCTTCAAAATAAGGAATCACTAACTCTTTCAAAGCAGCATCATCAGCATCTAAAATAACCAGGCCTTCCTCTTTGAAAAGCGAGTGAGCGAGTAGTTGAGTGGCTACAGCTAAATTTTCACCAGAATAAGAATGTTCAAATAAGGTACTAAGTTCTTCAGCATATCTAGCCGGCCCCATCAGTAATTCTAGCTGCTCTTTTACCTGCTCCAAGCCTGATGTATCCAGCCGCCCTACCGCTCCAGCACTTTCCCTGTCATATACTAATTTGCGCTCGCCGTAGTTAAAATATTTAATTTCATCAAAATCATGATCTTCTGTCGCCATCCAGTATATCGGTACAAAACGACTATCTGGATAGGCCTCTTTCAATTGCTTACATAAGTTGATGGTACTTATGATTTTATACAAGAAATAAAGCGGGCCAGTAAAGAGGTTTAATTGGTGTCCTGTTGTGACAGTAAACGTATCCTGATGATCCAGCGCATTGATATTCTCAAGAGTTTTAGCTGCATCAGTATTATTTTCGTACTGAATTAGTAGACTTTTCTTTAACACAGCACGCTGTATTTGAAGATTTGCCTGATTACGCTTTTCTTCCATCTGCGCTTCAAAATTTTGCACATCAGGAAATCGATGGTACAGATCCCGTACGGAATCTTTTTGATCCAAATAATCCTTTATCAGCTTTGAAAAATACCTCAAACGTTGGTATGGAATTTTGGATGAATTCATGAAACTTGAGTAAATGGGATAAAATGTGGTGTTTTTCGCTTTCGCGAAAGCGAACTTGATAACCAGCTATTTTGCTGTTTTAGATTTTGGTTTAGG of the Nonlabens marinus S1-08 genome contains:
- the bshC gene encoding bacillithiol biosynthesis cysteine-adding enzyme BshC; the encoded protein is MNSSKIPYQRLRYFSKLIKDYLDQKDSVRDLYHRFPDVQNFEAQMEEKRNQANLQIQRAVLKKSLLIQYENNTDAAKTLENINALDHQDTFTVTTGHQLNLFTGPLYFLYKIISTINLCKQLKEAYPDSRFVPIYWMATEDHDFDEIKYFNYGERKLVYDRESAGAVGRLDTSGLEQVKEQLELLMGPARYAEELSTLFEHSYSGENLAVATQLLAHSLFKEEGLVILDADDAALKELVIPYFEDELLQQTSFKKVSKTIKGWKEDYKIQVNPREINLFYLTDYGRHRIIEKEQQFYIDETKLVFSKQEILQELYTHPQRFSPNVILRPLYQEVILPNLCYIGGGGEIAYWLELKSYFDSQEIPFPILLLRNSAVLVPGKQVGKLAKMNLQVQDLFQKDFELEEQIVRQVSEIPIDFEDQKNHLKKQFEELYSLAEKTDPTFLNAVGAQERKQIKGLEHLEKRLIKAQKRKWNDQISRALQLKQVLFPKESLQERQANFSYFYKDYGPELINILKESLDPLDFQFTVIEL